One window of the Herbiconiux sp. L3-i23 genome contains the following:
- a CDS encoding alpha/beta fold hydrolase yields MGRKGMDRFDHGGATLLVDRRGVATGATFVLVHGIGVASRYYRRLAAVLSGSGRVHTVELPGHGSAPEPSDAMTIGDFAELIGAYLDAEDIVDPVLIGHSMGAQIVTELALQRPETVRRIVLVGAVVDPLEPGAATLGARLLVDGLVESPGVDLLQFTDYLRCGPRWFAKTLPAMMSYSLAEALPRLRADTLVIRGVRDVVSRHDWNLRMTSLAPGARLVELAGGAHVVMYTAPDAVAAVILEHADRDVRAWSDTEEAR; encoded by the coding sequence GTGGGGCGCAAGGGCATGGACCGGTTCGATCACGGGGGCGCGACGCTGCTCGTCGACCGTCGTGGCGTCGCCACCGGCGCTACGTTCGTGCTGGTGCACGGCATCGGCGTGGCCTCCCGCTACTACCGTCGCCTCGCCGCGGTGCTGTCGGGTTCCGGCCGAGTGCACACCGTCGAGCTCCCGGGACACGGATCGGCCCCCGAGCCGAGCGACGCGATGACGATCGGCGACTTCGCCGAACTGATCGGCGCCTACCTCGACGCGGAGGACATCGTCGATCCCGTCCTGATCGGGCATTCGATGGGTGCCCAGATCGTCACCGAGCTGGCGTTGCAACGACCCGAGACGGTGCGCCGGATCGTGCTCGTCGGCGCCGTGGTCGACCCGCTCGAACCCGGTGCGGCGACGCTCGGCGCACGGCTGCTGGTCGACGGCCTCGTCGAGTCGCCCGGCGTCGACCTCCTCCAGTTCACCGACTACCTCCGCTGCGGCCCCCGCTGGTTCGCGAAGACCCTGCCGGCGATGATGTCGTACAGCCTCGCCGAGGCGCTCCCCCGGCTGCGCGCCGACACCCTCGTCATCCGCGGCGTCCGCGACGTCGTGAGCCGCCACGACTGGAACCTGCGCATGACCTCGCTCGCCCCGGGCGCGCGACTGGTCGAGCTCGCGGGCGGCGCCCACGTCGTCATGTACACCGCCCCGGACGCCGTCGCCGCCGTGATCCTCGAACACGCCGACCGCGACGTCCGGGCGTGGAGCGACACGGAGGAAGCCCGATGA
- a CDS encoding nuclease-related domain-containing protein, translating to MSESDIALVRPGLRSRPAAYSVIDRCLAIQNEAVPRGWLARQLGASPLAPDARAWFAGAVGELEVARLLDGLDERWTVLHSVPVGKKGADVDHLLIGPAGVFPINTKAVRGSVWVGRARILVDGHRENFVAKSEAEARRVHRALSDATGASLFVRPVLVFVDPRRMTVRELPSSVTVLQADDLLPWLSDQEELYPASRVAELVDAADRETTWHFPGGPAVDVRRQLQRFERLRAEVREADRRRRSARLAGALLCVAAVMTTVAIVLPALLLELVDSVMR from the coding sequence ATGTCCGAATCGGACATCGCGCTCGTGCGCCCCGGACTGCGGTCCCGCCCCGCGGCGTACTCAGTCATCGACCGGTGCCTCGCCATCCAGAACGAGGCGGTCCCTCGTGGCTGGCTCGCCCGGCAGCTCGGCGCGTCGCCGCTCGCTCCCGATGCCCGCGCCTGGTTCGCGGGAGCCGTCGGTGAGCTCGAGGTCGCGCGGCTGCTCGACGGGCTCGACGAGCGGTGGACCGTGCTGCACTCGGTGCCCGTCGGCAAGAAGGGCGCCGACGTCGACCATCTGCTGATCGGTCCCGCCGGTGTCTTCCCGATCAACACGAAAGCCGTCCGCGGTTCCGTCTGGGTGGGACGCGCCCGCATCCTCGTCGACGGCCACCGCGAGAACTTCGTCGCCAAGTCCGAGGCCGAGGCGAGGCGGGTGCATCGCGCCCTCAGCGACGCGACCGGCGCGAGCCTCTTCGTGCGTCCCGTGCTCGTCTTCGTCGATCCCCGCCGCATGACGGTGCGGGAGCTGCCGTCGTCGGTCACCGTGCTGCAGGCCGACGACCTGCTCCCGTGGCTCTCGGACCAGGAGGAGCTGTATCCCGCCTCCCGCGTCGCCGAGCTCGTGGACGCGGCGGACCGCGAGACCACCTGGCATTTCCCCGGCGGCCCCGCGGTCGATGTGCGCCGTCAACTGCAGCGCTTCGAACGTCTCCGGGCGGAGGTGCGGGAAGCCGATCGCCGCAGGCGTTCGGCCCGGCTGGCCGGAGCCCTGCTCTGCGTGGCCGCCGTCATGACGACCGTCGCGATCGTGCTTCCCGCACTCCTCCTGGAGCTCGTCGATTCGGTGATGCGTTAG
- a CDS encoding bifunctional UDP-sugar hydrolase/5'-nucleotidase, with the protein MNGRPVMQAGQYGEAAARMTFTYDADTDQVTFPATSVVPLTANLSTTSTANWQPVAGITADPTVEPIVTQAVQQADVLGRQQLGTITGDLNRAAQASPVAGSSENRGGESTLGNFVADVQLWSTEELGTEVAFMNPGGLRADLKFASSGSTGDADGLVTYREAATVQPFANTLVTLDMTGAQITQVLEEQWQRSATPGGAVPSRPFLKLGVSAGLTYTYDPDAALDQHITAVYLNGELLADDQVVKVVTNSFLASGGDNFFTFAQGSGKADSGRVDLAGMVDYFAARDGAVAPDLAQRAVGVKLEAAGQQAGYYPGDEFDATLSSLAFSTTEAKPATAEIRLDGDLVGSAAIDNTIVNTTDEVGRATVPVTLPADLAPGAHELVVATPGNATQARIAITVAERPFPVIQPLAEDALTAANDGDGDVSAPDAPVKAGGFVTIDIEGHEGERVEVFVYSTPRSLGVHRVTNGQVRVQLPADLAAGEHKLALYAEDGSLIGWTTITVTAADSAITPVLNDRDGVIADTGFDASSTVLPAILAALALLAGAATIFGRRLVLRRRKSVRS; encoded by the coding sequence GTGAACGGCCGCCCGGTCATGCAGGCCGGCCAGTACGGTGAGGCCGCGGCGCGGATGACCTTCACCTACGACGCGGACACCGACCAGGTCACCTTCCCGGCGACCTCCGTCGTGCCGCTGACCGCCAACCTCAGCACCACCTCGACCGCCAACTGGCAGCCCGTGGCCGGCATCACCGCCGACCCCACGGTCGAGCCGATCGTGACGCAGGCCGTGCAGCAGGCCGACGTCCTCGGCCGCCAGCAGCTCGGCACCATCACGGGCGACTTGAACCGCGCCGCGCAGGCGTCGCCCGTCGCGGGCTCGTCGGAGAACCGCGGCGGCGAGTCGACGCTCGGCAACTTCGTCGCCGACGTGCAGCTCTGGTCGACCGAGGAGCTCGGCACCGAGGTCGCCTTTATGAACCCGGGCGGCCTGCGCGCCGACCTGAAGTTCGCCTCGAGCGGCAGCACCGGCGACGCCGACGGCCTCGTCACCTACCGCGAGGCGGCCACGGTGCAGCCGTTCGCCAACACCCTCGTGACCCTCGACATGACGGGCGCGCAGATCACCCAGGTGCTCGAAGAGCAGTGGCAGCGTTCGGCGACGCCCGGCGGCGCGGTGCCCAGCCGTCCGTTCCTGAAGCTCGGCGTTTCGGCGGGCCTCACCTACACCTACGACCCCGACGCCGCGCTCGACCAGCACATCACCGCTGTGTACCTGAACGGTGAGCTCCTCGCCGACGACCAGGTCGTCAAGGTGGTCACCAACTCGTTCCTCGCGAGCGGAGGCGACAACTTCTTCACCTTCGCGCAGGGATCGGGCAAGGCCGACTCGGGCCGTGTCGACCTGGCCGGCATGGTGGACTACTTCGCCGCCCGTGACGGCGCCGTTGCTCCCGACCTCGCCCAGCGCGCCGTCGGCGTGAAGCTCGAGGCCGCCGGGCAGCAGGCCGGCTACTACCCGGGCGACGAGTTCGACGCGACCCTGTCGTCGCTCGCCTTCAGCACCACCGAGGCGAAGCCCGCCACCGCCGAGATCCGTCTCGACGGCGACCTCGTCGGGTCCGCCGCGATCGACAACACCATCGTGAACACGACGGACGAGGTGGGACGCGCGACCGTTCCGGTCACCCTGCCCGCCGACCTCGCGCCGGGTGCGCACGAGCTCGTCGTCGCGACGCCCGGCAACGCGACGCAGGCGCGGATCGCGATCACGGTCGCCGAGCGTCCCTTCCCCGTCATCCAGCCGCTGGCCGAGGACGCCCTCACGGCGGCGAACGACGGCGACGGCGACGTCTCCGCCCCCGACGCCCCGGTGAAGGCCGGCGGCTTCGTGACCATCGACATCGAGGGCCACGAGGGTGAGCGGGTCGAGGTGTTCGTCTACTCGACGCCGCGATCGCTCGGAGTGCACCGCGTGACGAACGGGCAGGTGCGCGTGCAGCTGCCCGCCGACCTCGCCGCCGGTGAGCACAAGCTCGCCTTGTACGCCGAGGACGGTTCGCTCATCGGGTGGACGACGATCACCGTCACCGCCGCCGACAGCGCGATCACGCCGGTGCTGAACGACCGTGACGGCGTCATCGCGGACACGGGCTTCGACGCGTCGAGCACGGTGCTCCCCGCGATCCTCGCCGCGCTCGCGCTGCTCGCCGGAGCCGCGACGATCTTCGGCCGCAGGCTCGTGCTGCGTCGCCGCAAGAGCGTCCGCTCCTAA
- a CDS encoding LLM class flavin-dependent oxidoreductase produces MQFGIFTVGDVTVDPTTGREPTEYERIKAILTIAQKAEEVGLDVFALGEHHNPPFIPSSPTTMLGYIAAKTEKLILSTATTLITTNDPVKIAEDFAMLQHVSDGRADITLGRGNTGPVYPWFGQDIRQGIPLAIEHYALLHRLFREDVVDWSGKFRTPLQGFTATPRPLDGVPPFVWHGSIRSPEIAEQAAFYGDGYFANNIFWPKEHYMKLIAYYRQRFEHYGHGTAQQAIVGLGGQAFMRKNSQDAKNEFRPYFDNAPVYGHGPSMEEFTEQTPLTVGSPQEVIDKYAAMRDHFGDYQRQLFLMDHAGLPLKTVLEQLDLLGEEVVPVLRKELAKDRPADVPDGPTHASLLAAKNAADATVAPELATAGSEA; encoded by the coding sequence ATGCAGTTCGGAATCTTCACCGTCGGCGACGTGACGGTCGACCCGACCACCGGTCGCGAGCCGACCGAGTACGAGCGCATCAAGGCGATCCTGACGATCGCGCAGAAGGCCGAAGAGGTCGGTCTCGACGTCTTCGCCCTCGGCGAGCACCACAACCCGCCGTTCATCCCGAGCTCGCCCACGACGATGCTCGGCTACATCGCCGCGAAGACCGAGAAGCTCATCCTCTCGACCGCGACGACCCTGATCACTACGAACGACCCGGTGAAGATCGCCGAGGACTTCGCGATGCTGCAGCACGTCTCCGACGGGCGCGCCGACATCACCCTCGGCCGCGGCAACACCGGCCCCGTGTACCCGTGGTTCGGACAGGACATCCGTCAGGGCATCCCGCTCGCCATCGAGCACTACGCCCTGCTGCACCGCCTCTTCCGCGAGGACGTCGTCGACTGGAGCGGCAAGTTCCGTACCCCCCTGCAGGGCTTCACCGCGACCCCGCGCCCCCTCGACGGCGTGCCCCCGTTCGTCTGGCACGGCAGCATCCGCAGCCCCGAGATCGCCGAGCAGGCCGCCTTCTACGGCGACGGCTACTTCGCCAACAACATCTTCTGGCCGAAGGAGCACTACATGAAGCTCATCGCCTACTACCGCCAGCGCTTCGAGCACTACGGCCACGGCACCGCCCAGCAGGCGATCGTCGGCCTCGGCGGTCAGGCGTTCATGCGCAAGAACTCGCAGGACGCCAAGAACGAGTTCCGTCCGTACTTCGACAACGCGCCCGTCTACGGCCACGGTCCGAGCATGGAGGAGTTCACCGAGCAGACCCCGCTGACGGTCGGCTCGCCGCAGGAGGTCATCGACAAGTACGCCGCCATGCGCGACCACTTCGGCGACTACCAGCGCCAACTGTTCCTGATGGACCATGCCGGCCTGCCGCTCAAGACCGTGCTCGAGCAGCTCGACCTGCTCGGTGAGGAGGTCGTGCCGGTGCTGCGTAAGGAGCTCGCGAAGGACCGTCCCGCCGACGTGCCCGACGGCCCCACCCACGCGTCGCTCCTCGCGGCGAAGAACGCGGCCGACGCGACCGTCGCGCCCGAGCTCGCGACCGCCGGATCGGAGGCTTGA
- a CDS encoding FMN reductase has translation MTARTIAVISAGLSKPSTTRMLADRIAESAAKRLRERGDEVSVEVIELRDLAHDITNNLLTGFPSAALEKALETVQTADGLIAVTPIFTASYNGLFKSFFDVMEPDSLIGMPVLAAATGGTARHSLAIDFAMRPLFAYLHANVASTGVFASTDDWGSDEDGVKPLPERIDRAAEEFVSMIAASTRSKELRDPWALPAGFRPSGPAGLE, from the coding sequence ATGACCGCGCGCACCATCGCCGTCATCTCCGCCGGCCTCAGCAAGCCGTCGACCACCCGGATGCTCGCCGACCGCATCGCCGAGTCCGCCGCGAAGCGGCTCCGCGAGCGCGGCGACGAGGTCAGCGTCGAGGTGATCGAGCTGCGCGACCTCGCGCATGACATCACCAACAACCTGCTGACCGGCTTTCCGAGCGCCGCGCTCGAGAAGGCGCTCGAAACCGTGCAGACGGCCGACGGCCTCATCGCGGTGACGCCCATCTTCACCGCCAGCTACAACGGCCTGTTCAAGTCGTTCTTCGACGTGATGGAGCCCGACTCGCTGATCGGCATGCCGGTGCTCGCCGCCGCGACCGGCGGTACGGCCCGCCACTCGCTCGCGATCGACTTCGCGATGCGCCCCTTGTTCGCCTACCTGCACGCGAACGTCGCCTCGACCGGCGTGTTCGCGTCGACCGACGACTGGGGGAGCGACGAGGACGGGGTGAAGCCGCTGCCCGAACGCATCGACCGCGCCGCCGAGGAGTTCGTCTCGATGATCGCCGCCTCGACCCGCTCGAAGGAGCTGCGCGACCCGTGGGCGCTGCCCGCCGGGTTCCGTCCGAGCGGCCCCGCCGGCTTGGAGTGA
- a CDS encoding FUSC family protein, which produces MTGALRELVTLNPGPDRTVIAVQAGVGMALPVLVLSLAGQPTWGLVASSGAFLAIHFGALSVRERAARLPVIALALLGAAALAVAAAGVPILGPVTLGLVSIVAAVLLFGLKIGPPGMIFFLLVPGGAALAAAPSELGGLGLPELLVLALVAGGLVVSYLVAVAPLALPRFRARPEERRSTSPVRFSLRGESGVIVVRVAVAVTIAVALTAASGLHATVWTTLAAAAILQSGVRRRMTAMRAVHRVVGTAVGIVLYLGMAVFVPSGWVLALVLGMLQFGVEWIVVRHYGLALVLITPLALLIAGGGHTGDFGAIAADRLLDTAIGAAIAVLILAVSLLRERALRNARD; this is translated from the coding sequence GTGACGGGCGCGCTGCGCGAGCTCGTCACCCTGAACCCCGGCCCCGACCGCACCGTCATCGCGGTGCAGGCGGGGGTCGGCATGGCGCTGCCCGTCCTCGTCCTGAGCCTCGCCGGGCAGCCCACCTGGGGACTCGTCGCGTCGAGCGGCGCCTTCCTCGCCATCCACTTCGGCGCGCTGTCGGTCCGGGAACGAGCGGCGCGACTGCCCGTCATCGCCCTCGCGCTGCTCGGAGCCGCGGCGCTCGCCGTCGCCGCGGCAGGCGTGCCCATCCTCGGACCCGTGACGCTCGGGCTCGTCTCGATCGTCGCCGCTGTGCTCCTGTTCGGGTTGAAGATCGGCCCGCCCGGCATGATCTTCTTCCTGCTGGTACCCGGCGGTGCCGCGCTCGCCGCGGCACCCTCCGAGCTCGGTGGGCTCGGCCTGCCGGAGCTCCTGGTGCTCGCCCTCGTCGCGGGCGGACTCGTCGTCTCGTACCTCGTCGCCGTCGCGCCCCTCGCCCTTCCCCGGTTCCGTGCGCGGCCCGAAGAGCGGCGCTCCACGTCACCGGTGCGGTTCTCGTTGCGCGGGGAATCGGGCGTCATCGTCGTTCGCGTCGCTGTCGCGGTGACGATCGCCGTGGCGCTGACCGCCGCGTCGGGTCTGCACGCCACGGTATGGACGACTCTCGCGGCCGCCGCGATCCTGCAGAGCGGCGTGCGACGTCGGATGACGGCGATGCGCGCGGTGCACCGGGTGGTCGGCACCGCCGTCGGCATCGTGCTGTATCTCGGAATGGCCGTCTTCGTGCCGTCGGGGTGGGTGCTCGCGCTCGTGCTCGGGATGCTGCAGTTCGGCGTCGAGTGGATCGTCGTGCGGCACTACGGCCTCGCGCTCGTGCTCATCACCCCGCTCGCCTTGCTCATCGCGGGCGGCGGGCACACCGGCGACTTCGGCGCGATCGCCGCCGACCGGCTGCTCGACACGGCCATCGGCGCGGCGATCGCGGTGCTGATCCTCGCGGTGAGTCTCCTTCGGGAGCGTGCCCTCAGGAATGCCCGCGACTGA
- a CDS encoding LLM class flavin-dependent oxidoreductase codes for MSEPLRLSVLDLVPVRVGQNSADAIAASLALAQSADRLGYTRYWFAEHHNMPSVASTTPPVLIALAAGRTERISLGSGGVMLPNHSPFVIAEQFAALEAAAPGRIDLGIGRAPGSDPVISALLRSSGHTSDVDTFPQHVHDVLALMDADGASLSLRGAASYTVKATPAASSVPEVWLLGSSDYSAQLAAATGLPYVFAHHFSGEGTLNALKLYRDGYQPSARHPEPRTLITVNTVVADSREEAEALALPQLQQMARLRTGAPMLMTPTVEQALATTMTPAQDEMVEIMRSKWIIDGPGAAAGRIGDLASRYGADEVMVVPGAGGREADAIDRFPARERTLDLLASQILTPTPTPA; via the coding sequence ATGTCAGAACCGCTCCGCCTCTCCGTCCTCGATCTCGTCCCCGTCCGCGTCGGGCAGAACTCGGCTGACGCGATCGCCGCGTCCCTGGCGCTCGCGCAGAGCGCCGACCGGCTCGGATACACGCGGTACTGGTTCGCAGAGCACCACAACATGCCGTCCGTCGCGTCGACGACACCGCCGGTGCTGATCGCGCTCGCAGCGGGACGCACTGAACGCATCTCGCTCGGTTCGGGAGGCGTCATGCTGCCGAACCACTCGCCGTTCGTCATCGCCGAGCAGTTCGCCGCCCTCGAAGCGGCGGCGCCCGGTCGCATCGACCTGGGGATCGGCCGCGCGCCTGGCAGCGATCCGGTGATCTCGGCGCTGCTGCGTTCGAGCGGTCACACGAGCGATGTCGACACCTTCCCGCAGCACGTGCACGACGTGCTCGCGCTGATGGACGCCGACGGCGCTTCGCTGTCCCTCCGCGGTGCTGCTTCGTACACGGTGAAGGCGACCCCCGCGGCGTCGAGCGTGCCGGAGGTGTGGCTGCTCGGGTCGAGCGACTACTCGGCCCAGCTCGCGGCAGCGACCGGGCTGCCTTACGTCTTCGCCCACCACTTCTCGGGCGAGGGCACGCTCAACGCGCTGAAGCTGTACCGCGACGGCTACCAGCCGTCGGCGCGGCACCCCGAGCCGCGGACCCTCATCACGGTGAACACCGTCGTCGCCGACTCCCGCGAGGAGGCGGAGGCGCTCGCGCTGCCGCAGCTGCAGCAGATGGCACGGCTCCGCACCGGGGCCCCGATGCTGATGACCCCGACCGTGGAGCAGGCGCTCGCCACCACGATGACGCCCGCTCAGGACGAGATGGTCGAGATCATGCGTTCGAAGTGGATCATCGACGGGCCCGGAGCGGCCGCCGGCCGGATCGGCGACCTCGCGAGCCGGTACGGCGCCGACGAGGTCATGGTGGTGCCGGGCGCGGGCGGCCGCGAGGCCGACGCGATCGACCGGTTCCCCGCTCGCGAGCGCACACTCGACCTCCTGGCGTCCCAGATCCTCACTCCGACCCCGACCCCGGCGTGA
- a CDS encoding LysR family transcriptional regulator — METRLLEYFVAVADELNFTRAAARSFATQSTVSAGIRALERDLGATLFTRDTKRVELTPAGQALLEDARAVLDGVEHLRSAAAGSGAELRGRVRVGIFTNLPGIDLPALAGAFRTRHPLVDLRLTASSTGSTGFADDVRTGRLDVAFMGLPREDLAGLAVHPLLTTRFVAVLPTAHPLAHADRVALSDLADDRFVDTPEGFGNRVVLERAFAASGLRRSVSTEAPDLGQIPRFVAAGLGIAVIPDLGLGAAADIAGNVAVVPLTERLGWELSAITRPRTTAPVDALLDQLRTSVTPPPPTG, encoded by the coding sequence ATGGAGACCCGTCTGCTCGAGTACTTCGTGGCCGTCGCCGACGAGCTGAACTTCACCCGTGCCGCGGCGCGGAGCTTCGCCACGCAGTCGACCGTGTCCGCCGGCATCCGGGCGCTCGAACGCGACCTCGGCGCGACGCTGTTCACCCGCGACACGAAACGGGTCGAGCTGACACCCGCCGGGCAGGCGCTGCTCGAGGACGCCCGGGCGGTGCTCGACGGCGTCGAGCACCTGCGGTCCGCCGCCGCCGGGTCGGGCGCGGAGCTGCGCGGCCGCGTGCGTGTCGGTATCTTCACGAACCTGCCGGGCATCGACCTGCCGGCACTCGCCGGCGCCTTCCGGACGCGCCACCCGCTCGTCGACCTGCGACTCACCGCGTCATCGACCGGATCGACGGGGTTCGCGGACGATGTGCGCACCGGCCGACTCGACGTCGCCTTCATGGGACTTCCGCGCGAGGATCTCGCCGGACTCGCCGTGCATCCGCTGCTCACCACGCGCTTCGTGGCGGTGCTGCCGACCGCGCATCCGCTCGCGCACGCCGATCGCGTCGCCCTCTCGGACCTGGCCGACGACCGCTTCGTGGACACCCCGGAGGGGTTCGGCAACCGGGTCGTGCTCGAGCGCGCCTTCGCAGCGAGCGGCCTGCGACGGTCGGTGTCGACCGAGGCGCCGGACCTCGGGCAGATCCCGCGCTTCGTCGCCGCAGGGCTCGGCATCGCGGTCATCCCCGACCTCGGACTCGGGGCCGCCGCCGATATCGCGGGCAATGTCGCGGTCGTGCCGCTGACGGAGCGCCTCGGCTGGGAGCTGTCGGCCATCACCCGCCCGCGCACCACGGCACCGGTCGACGCCCTCCTCGACCAGCTCCGCACCTCGGTCACCCCGCCTCCACCCACTGGCTGA
- a CDS encoding MFS transporter produces the protein MSTPLLRSHASTASRPRARFGFWIVAVTFTTIMAFSTVPTPLYALYQERDGFPTAVVTVIFAAYAVGVILSLYFAGHISDWLGRRPIILAAVLVQLLSATMFLFWSDVPGLLVARFVNGVGVGMLTATATAHLSELGAALRGPTDRRASVIAGFANLGGLGLGSLISALIAVNVAAPLEAPYEFFLVLLVVEAIALLFVPETVVKREEHVAYRPQRVAVPSDSRGVFWASAIASLGAFAVFGMFSAVAPAVLRGVMGETSLVVAGAVAFAAFASASIAQAVFVGAPLRRQLQLAIVSAVVGLVVLIVGTLLASLAAFVLGAVLTGAGVGLLFRVALGVAGGLTTPERRGEVLAAVFLAAYVGISVPVLLIGAAFLVASQPVVVAGFGAVAVVVIVLTGVRMLRRLP, from the coding sequence ATGTCGACCCCCTTGCTCAGATCGCACGCCTCCACCGCCAGCCGTCCGCGAGCGCGCTTCGGGTTCTGGATCGTCGCCGTCACCTTTACGACGATCATGGCGTTCTCGACGGTGCCCACTCCGCTGTACGCGCTCTATCAGGAGCGCGACGGATTCCCCACCGCCGTCGTCACGGTCATCTTCGCCGCCTACGCGGTCGGCGTCATCCTCAGCCTTTACTTCGCGGGTCACATCAGCGATTGGCTGGGCCGCCGCCCGATCATCCTCGCCGCCGTTCTGGTCCAACTGCTGTCGGCGACGATGTTCCTCTTCTGGAGCGACGTCCCCGGACTTCTCGTCGCCCGCTTCGTCAACGGGGTGGGCGTCGGCATGCTGACCGCGACCGCCACGGCGCACCTCAGCGAACTGGGGGCGGCGCTGCGCGGACCGACCGACCGCCGCGCGAGCGTCATCGCCGGCTTCGCGAACCTCGGCGGGCTCGGTCTCGGCTCACTGATCTCGGCCCTCATCGCCGTGAACGTCGCCGCGCCGCTCGAAGCGCCGTACGAGTTCTTCCTGGTGCTGCTCGTGGTCGAGGCGATCGCGCTGCTCTTCGTGCCCGAGACGGTGGTGAAGCGCGAGGAGCATGTCGCGTATCGGCCGCAGCGGGTCGCGGTGCCGTCCGATTCGCGCGGCGTGTTCTGGGCGAGTGCCATCGCCTCTCTCGGCGCGTTCGCGGTGTTCGGCATGTTCAGTGCTGTCGCCCCGGCCGTCTTGCGCGGCGTGATGGGGGAGACCTCGCTCGTGGTCGCGGGTGCCGTCGCGTTCGCCGCGTTCGCCTCGGCGTCGATCGCGCAAGCCGTCTTCGTCGGCGCGCCGCTGCGCCGTCAGCTGCAGCTCGCGATCGTGTCGGCCGTCGTCGGACTCGTCGTCCTGATCGTGGGAACCCTGCTCGCCTCACTCGCCGCATTCGTCCTCGGCGCCGTGCTGACCGGCGCCGGCGTCGGCCTGCTCTTCCGCGTCGCGCTGGGCGTGGCCGGTGGGCTCACGACTCCGGAGCGTCGCGGCGAGGTGCTCGCGGCGGTGTTCCTGGCTGCCTACGTCGGCATCTCGGTGCCGGTGCTCCTCATCGGCGCCGCGTTCCTCGTCGCATCGCAGCCGGTCGTCGTCGCGGGCTTCGGGGCGGTCGCCGTGGTCGTCATCGTGCTGACGGGCGTCCGGATGCTGCGTCGCCTCCCGTGA
- a CDS encoding DedA family protein encodes MDFTGLQDWLVDAASAPWLPFALFALVVLDAFLVVVPSETAVVALGSLALSTGSPNVVVVLIAAAAGAVVGDSACYLIGRAVTVRPPSRPRLLASAFRRAERLLARRAAVLILTARYVPFARIAVNLTAGATRFHYRRFLPLSVIAGIGWAVFNVLVGAGVGAWLGTDPLVAVVVSVVVAIGLGIAVDWAAGRIASRREVTGGDAASGRPSAR; translated from the coding sequence GTGGACTTCACCGGGTTGCAGGACTGGCTGGTCGACGCCGCCTCGGCGCCGTGGCTGCCGTTCGCACTGTTCGCCCTCGTCGTGCTCGACGCCTTCCTCGTCGTCGTTCCCAGCGAGACCGCGGTGGTCGCGCTCGGCAGCCTGGCCCTCTCGACCGGGTCGCCGAACGTCGTCGTGGTGCTTATCGCCGCCGCGGCGGGCGCAGTGGTCGGCGATTCCGCCTGCTACCTGATCGGGCGGGCGGTCACCGTGCGGCCGCCCTCCCGGCCGCGTCTGCTCGCCTCCGCCTTCCGTCGCGCCGAACGGCTGCTCGCCCGCCGCGCCGCCGTTCTGATCCTGACCGCGAGGTACGTGCCGTTCGCCCGCATCGCGGTGAACCTCACGGCCGGAGCGACCCGGTTCCACTACCGGCGCTTCCTGCCGCTATCGGTGATCGCCGGGATCGGCTGGGCGGTGTTCAACGTGCTCGTCGGGGCCGGTGTCGGCGCGTGGCTCGGCACCGACCCGCTCGTGGCGGTGGTCGTCTCGGTCGTCGTCGCGATCGGCCTCGGTATCGCCGTCGACTGGGCGGCCGGACGCATCGCCTCCCGCCGCGAGGTCACGGGAGGCGACGCAGCATCCGGACGCCCGTCAGCACGATGA